In Citrus sinensis cultivar Valencia sweet orange chromosome 3, DVS_A1.0, whole genome shotgun sequence, the sequence CTATTTACACTGAATGCAATTTCAATATATGCACGGAAACATCATCATTTACTTCAAACAATCCGAGCACAAAAACAGATAAAAGTTGAACATTTTCAATTCCATGGGGATAACACAATGCATGCACATTTGTCAATAGATTTCAGCAATCAGTTTCTATTTGCAGCAAAGAAATTCTGTCAACCAACCTGGAAAAGAGCAAGGTTAATTGAAAACAGAAAACAAGAGGGCAAGCCCACAAGAGAACGTCAGAAAGATTCTGACGCACTGTATGACCACTTTTCAGAAACTCTTGTCCAAAACATCGCTTATATTCCATCGTCCATTTTTGTTTCAGGTTGCATATCCAACCATAAAATTAgtgtcaaaacatccacacaCATCCCAATGCCTTGCCCACTTTGACTCGCACAATAGCAAAAAGTCCAAGTGCAGATGTTCAAGGCCCTAAATAGTGGTCATTTGTGCACTAAAAAATCGAGAAGATTTTGCAGAACTGGCACTAAATGATAGGCTAACTTTTCTAGAGAGATGTTCAACCATGATGGATATTGgagaaagttttaaattttggatcaaagactaaataaacaaagtaaaatactaaaagaaaatattaaaaaagccTAAATAAACcttgatttgaaatttaaacatttgCAAGAAAGTTCCAATGGCATTACCCTGTTCCATGCCTAAACGTAAGCTTCAATCTTGTTGTAAACCTGGAGCATGTTAGATACAATTGTCTCCAGTCTTTCGTTCAAAACAAACTATCAGCTTGCTCCATCCATTAATTTCCGCACTTTTCTTCAATAAGATATCTGGAAATTATCAAAAGCTAAAAATTTACACGCGAATTTGTAGGAGTATCTCCAATTCATTAGCAATTATGTAGCTTGACATAGGCGAATAAACATTTCTTTGTCCATAAACGAACAATAGTCAACGCACGGTAATAAGAACATAAAGAAGATAGTTGACAATAGGAAAAGGACCTACTACCCCGTTCAGTGCTGCTTGCTCTGCCTCATTTCCTTTCTTCGAAGATCACCTTTTCGCCTATACTTCTCTGTGCTgtaattatatcataaaaaaatgaaacagatTCTGAAATAAGTCTCGGAGATCTTTCAAGAAAGAACTCACCAAAAATTAGTACTGCTTAAACTAATAGACGATGGTCCAGGTATAGTGTTTAATTGCTTCAGCTGAAGCTTCTGTTGAGCATCATCTTTGACAATTCCTCTGAGCTCATTTCATTTCAACTTAAAACAATTACTCGACTCCCGAGTCAAATTACTGTCGTCATTATTGATAAACCTGATATTGCTTCCACTGACGTGCAATAGCGTGCCTTCACGGAAACTGGATTACATGGAAAGTTTGGTAAGGATTGAAGCCTCTGGCAATAGATAAAGTGGAACATtccaacaaagaaagatgTATAATGCTTTCTGGTATTCTCTCAAAATGGTTTTCGTCTAGTTACAACTTTTATAGAAAGGATAATTGACAAAGCTTTCAGGTAAGACCGTCAAATAGGGAATGATGAACCCAATTTCTCATGAGCTCTGCATCTCTTGAAATATAATATACCAAGGTACTTCTGTCACTGCATTTTCCTTCAGCATACAGCCTCTCAGAGCTTCAAAACTTCCAAGTTCGTCTGGCAATCTATGTAGATTTGGGCAATCATCGAGATAACTATCTTGAAGACATTTCAACTTATATAGGCTGCTTGGCAGACTCTCAAGCCTTATACAATTTGAAAGATAAATGGTTTGCAGAGACATTCAATGGATACAGGCAACTCTTCGATTGCTGTtccttataaatataaaaattttatatacaaGATGACATCTCTAGAAACCTAGAGATCAAGATCTTTAAGATATTTCAACTTAAATATGCTTCTCGGGAGATGATCAAGCCTTGAACAGATCATAAGACAATGCAACAAGTCCAGAAAGACACTCATACATGTGGGCAGTTCTTCAATTGCAGTTCCATCTAAATATAACGTTTTCATATTAAGAGATGAGATCTTCGGAAATCTATTCAATTCAAACAGTGAGAAAGATTAAGATCTTGAAGATCTTTTGACTTAAACATGCTTCGTGGGAGAGATTCAAGCGTCTGTAACCTGCTTAGGAGAAAAGAAACAGGCCTATGGAATGATTGGTTAATTACCATTTAAATACCAAAAGACAAAGCAAATAGAACCTGCACGTGTAAATcctctattaattaattaccatttTGAATTCATTGATCATCCATCCAATAAACGCATAAAGAAAAGACAAGACCTAGaaaacaaagataaaaaaaaaaaatcaagctaaAGAAACAAGGTCTACCGAATGATAATTCATCCAACGAGTGCCAACTGCCTTCGAGTTGAAGAATATTTAAGTCTTTTAGGGTGcggttcttcttcttcttgggtTAATTCTGTGGAATCTTCAGCGTACAATAAATGAATCGCACTTTTTTTCACTCCGCAGCACTCCAGACGTTCACCGAAAAAACCAAGAATGTACAAAGTGGCGTCATTAACCCCATCATAATATTTACCTAAATCCTCACGATCGAATAAATAGTATCCCAAAAGCACGTGATCTGACTCAACATAACTAATTGTCCCAAAAAACCAAGAGCAAAGATGTCGATAACATCCTTCGGATTTGACTCTCCATTCACACTCCACACTATAATAACTAGAATGATTGGGATGATCGTCTGGAAATGCTATAATGACGCAAAAAGAAAAgcccattaatttattattaccGAAGAAACCTGCTAGTGGCGTCGTCAAAGTTACAGAAGATCCCATACTTTGATACCTAAACCACTTTGGAATTTCATTCCCAGGGAAATACATACATCTACGGATCCATTCATCATTTTGTGACTGTACcacaaaaatcataatttttaagaaaataattttaacttcaatcaaagaaaatagaataaattgaGTGAGTTAGAGACACACCTCCAACATATTTTTCATCCACCTTGCGTGATCACTTTGAAGAGAATCTTTGCCAATTTCGCTGAGTTCATCCGGGTCCAATTTGAAACAGTTCCTCAGGTCAACAAATGAACTGGACGAAATTGATGAGAAACCTGATAATGCTTCCAGTGATGCGCAATGATGTGCATCCAAATCATATAGATTGCACGGAAGCTCTGGCAAGGTTTGAAGCCTCTCACAGTAGCTTAAGTTGAGATATTCCAACTTTGAAAGATGTTTGATGCTTTCTGGTATTCTCtgaaaattgttattatttagaaCCAATATGTTTAGCGAGGACAACTGACCAAGGCTTTCTGGCACTTCTCTTATAGCAGTTGCTTCAACTGCCAGCTCCTCCAAggcttttaaatttccaagttCATCAGGCAATCTCTCAAGCCTTGGGCAGTCATTGATTTTAAGAGATGTAAGAGATTTGAACATACACAGGCTGCTTGGGAAACTCTCAAGCCTTGAACAGTTATTCAATTCCAACTTAGATAAGGCTTGCCGCTTAATTACAGCTTCATCAATAATACAAGACGGGATCTCTGGAAacttctttaaatttgaacACTTAGAAATACGAACTGATTCGAGAGACTTCAACTTAAATATAGTACTCGTGATATGCTCAAGCCTCGTACAGTTGAGAAGATCTAGACTTCTGAGATTGGATAGGCACTCGATTGATGAGGGTACTTCTTCGATTCCACAGTTctctaaatctaaattttttaaaaaacaagatGAGATCTTTGGAAACCTCTTCAGACTTGAGCAACCGGAAAGTCGAAGTTCGAAAAGAGATTCCGAACGAATGGTATGTGGAAGACTCCTCAGGCTTTCGCAGGAGACTAGATAAAGGAAAGCAAGTTTATTTAGGTACTGAATAGATGAGTGAGTCTCCATCAAACTTGAACATCCCCATAAATCCAGACTCTCGAGATTTCGGGCCAGTGAGAGGTCTGGGAGTTTCGTTAGCTGCTTGGAGCCACTGAGGTCTATCTCTTTTAAGTTAACAAGATTCTGccctcaaaacaaaaaataaaataataataataataataaaagttaaaaaaatagagagaggGACAAATGTTAATTATAGGATAATTGCATTTAGGatttattattgaaagaaTTTCGTATAAATATTTACCTGAACATCATCCCAAAGTCTGCCAGGCAATATGAGTGAAACGAGATTCTCCGCACGTATATTCAATGATTTCAATGGAGATTTATGCCACTCGAAATACCTCACATCAGTAAAGGGCGCACCCTCAAAATGAGTTATCATACATTTGTTTTGTCCATAGAATTTTAAGAATCTCAATTCAGGCATCATTGAGAAAGTATAGGGATTTATGTGTATCTCCTTACTAACATTAGACATATCCAAAGAGATGGCCTTGATTGCTTTGGTTCCCTagtaatcaataataaaaaaaaaaccatatttttggtattaaatttatataattggaGCAAACAAATGAACAATTACTTCTACGGGAACAAACTCAAATAGAAATGTTAAATTACTTTATATTGAACaatgtgtaatatttttttttttggcaaatattccaaatagaaaaattcaaaaaaatttttttgtatgtATATTCCAATATTAATATACAACATTTCCATGACATATTCTACCATACAATTGCAATAATTTGCtgtgtattttatatttcaatttaagtaaaggtgtgtgtgtgtgtattttttttttaattacaaactgAATGGGGACAGCAAcagattgatttatttattttaacgaTTTTAGTATTATTCTTCCATTAATTTTAAGCAGTATTACTTGCATTTgtattcaaaaacaaaaatttagacaAAATACTAATCTAAATCAAACACGAGGTATAATATTAGAATTGAAAACCTATTATTGCTCACCGTGTTTCTTGTCAAAACTTCATAAATATCATTGTGATGCCACAATCGACTACGCTCTCCTGGATGATTAATGGATTCTTTCCTAACAACTTCTCTTCCCATATCTCGCAACAAGTCATGCATTCTTATCGTGTTGTCGTCTATAGTTATGAGAGACTTATCAACAAGTACACTTAATCCTATTTCTGCAAAGAAGCCACAAGAACCAAGAAACATCATTACTTGATCTCTATCCTCTCCTACCAAGAAACATgcaatgtctaaaaaaatatcttgCTCATGGTCATCCAAGCCATCATAGCTTATTTTTAAGACCTCTTGAATTTCCGTATGAGGAACTATTTCCAGTTTCCTCATAGCACTTTCCCATTCCTCCTTTCTCCTGCCAGATAGAAAAGAACCCAAAACTTTAAGAGCCAATGGAACTCCCTTAGCATATTTTATAGCCTCGTGGGTCAGCACCGTATAACTAGCAGTAGGATCATCTTCTCCAAAGGCACATCGACTAAAAAGCTTAAGAGCATCGACGTCTACTAATTCCTTCACATCATATATTTGATCGACCCGACAGTTTGAAAGCACTTGTTTATCtcttgttgttattattatccGACTTCCTGAAGCAAACCAATCAAGTCGGCcaattaaaaattctatttgttttaaatgtgTAACATCATCAAAAACAATTAGAACCTTCTTGCAAGAAAACCTTTTGCTTTGAAAGTTGAGGATGATATATGGAAAGTTCTTCAGATTTCTATCATCCAAAAACGTTGAAAGAAGTTGTTGTCGCAAGTGAGCTAATCCACCAGTTTCTTGCGCTTCTCTAACATTATGAGCAAAGTAAGAGCCTTCAAAATGTTTAGACATTTTGCTAAAAATAGCACCAGCGATGGTTGTCTTGCCGATACCACCGATGCCCCAAATCCCTAATTTGCAAACACCCGCAGACCCGGTGcgtaataataattcaatttctttaattctacATTCCACTCCAACCAAATCTTTGTTATCACTTTGAAAAGTATCATCTAACCTCTTCAAAACTTCACCAACAATTTCCTCAATAAGTTTAGATTCTGGCCTAGCGAAAACATAACAGTAACTAAGttcaaattatatatgtaaacCAGGTCAGATTATCGTATGTTTTTCATCAGTTGCAATAGCAAACAGCTAATTTAATGTGAAACagtttcatcaaataaaataatgggAAAATTAAGTTTTCAAGATATTAACCCAATcctgataaaattgatttaattaagatattattgataaatatttaaactCATTTTTATAATGTCATATCTTACTTGTACTAGATAAATACCAAGAATTAGATAGAAGGTTATTATTACCTGGTGACATGAGAATCAAAGCCAGAGAGATTGGCTGCTTCCGTCAAAGCATTCCTCCATCTTTGCATCTTCTCTGGAAATCGTTCCTCAAGATTCGAAATTGAATCCCCAAAACTCCCAATTTGCTTCCTCACATGTGATGGATCAACGCGATAGAAGACAGGGATCACCATCTGTCCAGAATTGTTCTTGCAGTCGATGATCTTTAAAAGTTCATCGAGGCACCATTTGGAAGAAGCATACCCTTCAGAGAAAATGATGACCGAAATGGTTGATGCCTTAATTGCATCAAGAAGAGACTGTGAAATTTCATCTCCTCTGATAAGCtgatcatcaatgaaagtttcAATGTGTTTTTTAGACAAAGCTGAAAAAAGATGACTAGTAAAGTTGCCACGGGTGTCTTCTCCTCTGAAACTAAGAAAAACATCGTACTTATTTTTTCGAGGATCCATCAAACTCAAACTGTGTggatgagaagaagaagacaatGCCATAACAGGAGAGATTTTGATCAGATAACAACAActaataaatcaatcaatgcTCTATAACagaatttttagatatttcaaTACCAAGCACTGGTCTTTAGACAATAATTTGTCAAAGATTCCACCGAAACTTGGTGTTCCTACACTGCCCACCTAATTTGTTTGACTTCTAGATTTAGTTGAAATTGAACCacgtgttaaaaataaaacaaaagaaaactgCTTCATTCCAACTGTAGAAAGAAATAGAATAGTCGCAAGGGAAGCGCTAATAGGACCCTCTTAATTTCCTAATAAAACCATTAATCTAATTAAACTCTGATAAACCATTCTCGCTGGATAATTAAACTTAGGGACAACtattaatctaattaaaactctctaatatttctctttttttcaaacTCGTGCCGTCTGTGGAGCAAGTCATAAAAGAGGAATAATTATGTCATTCTTTCATCTCAAATTATTCTTTCACTTTGGAACATACGAAATTCTTTCCTGCGACCATTAATGAGATCACAAATGGAAAAGAAGATTTATAACTAATGCCATATGATGTGTCAATTGTTGTGTATCATCGAGGCTTTTGCTTCCACATGATGAGACATTGAGAAAtgagattttctcataaaattttaaagccCTATTTGATATTGAGCCACTTTGCtaatgctgtaacttttaaaataactgTTGTTTGCTGGACTATATTGCTGAGCTATAGAAATAATCATCTGTGAATAAAAAGTTAGCCGTTtcataaaatctatttataaaAGTGCTGTTAGTTTTAAAAACAGTCGTATTTATTTAGTAAGTTTTATTGCTAAACAACTATAAGAATGTAAGTGATTAAATTagatataatattgaataaaaattatttaaacatttataaacatgcatataattttttttttattgtgtacatataataactgataactaaaataaatatttatattattaattttattttttattttgttatctcaatataattggttacaaacttacaataataatctctttaaagttaatgattttatttcctaattactaaggataattttttcattttttaaatatatataaggatATATATGGAAgtatattaagtataaaagtgattttcaaaatcattttgaaaagcaactctttcactattttttaaaatctactATTAAATGGTGTGATTTTTCCAAAAGcgatttctaaaaaaatttaccaaagaCTATATTTAGCTAACCTTTTAGAATTACTTTTGAGCCTTCCAAAAGTAATCTCAAATGAGTCCTAAGATGTTGTGatttaaaagttttagtattgaaaacaaattatgactataaaataaaaattattaaaatatatttttaaataataattttaaaaaattataaaggtATTATTAACTTTTCATCATAAAAGTATAGATCAAATCAACCTACCAAGCTTCCAAACTATAGAAATAAGTGTTtgttaaacatttaaataCTATTGCTTTTCAACTATAATTACCCAACCACCATTGACCATACCAAGCAGGATCCAAGAATGTAAAAAATTTGCAGCTGCAGTTTTGTCGTATAGATAAGGTTGAACTTtcccaccaaaaaaaataaaaaataaaaataaatataacttttaccccttctacaattttatttaaaaaaattatttcaatttcaaaatataacagaTAATTTCAAGGTGAGAAGATGCCTTGAATGACACCAGTGATTGGTGACTCAGTAACACTTCATGCACTTGGACTTGCCTATGGTACAGATTCAGTACCTAACATCTCCCATCATCCCACCATCCCATTTTCTAttgtttaatttctcattccacatccaacggctgatgctgcagtctgtagcttacagattctgtaagctagTCGAGTCCCATGCACTTTATCAAAGTTTAAAGTCAGTCGTTGTTCCATTTCCGGATTGAGAGGTAGATGTTCCAGATCAAGACCTTTATACTCAATTTTTGATGACTTAAACTCTATTTGGTTGAGCTTATTGAATTCCCCGCGATTGTAGTTGAGATTTCCGTTTCCCGTTTCATCACTATTTGGAGTCTCCTATCTCAGTTTGAATTTGGCTTGGGGTTAATTCAAGCTCTATTGAGTCCGCCATCTTACTCCAGGTACATTGCttgcttattttatattgtgGATTCGGCCAACCCATTTTACTGTTGGGCTTCAGATGTATTTTTATAGGCCGATCATCTATTTCCTCACCTCTGTTTCATTTGGCCCATCTCTTGGCCCAAAGTATTTGAATTAGTATCACACCCCTTCACCTCATTTCCCGCCTTTTCCCAACATATTTTCCGGATGATTTTTCTGATTTCTCTCTTTTGCTCCTACTTCTGTTTTTCCCGCTTCTAATGTCTGTTCCCCAAAAACTTTTTCATTCTCAGCTGTACTCCATAGCCTTAAACCGCTGCTTTTTTCCTTCCTCGAGCTCTCTGCTTCCTTCGTTAAATGTTATTGACCTACTGAGTTTTTGTTCCCCCCTCTATGACGTGTCTTATGGTCGGGTTTATTTTGCTTCGGTTCGACCGATCACTACCCCAATTCTTCAGGTTCATCTGACAGTGACTGAGTGTGCTGCAATCTTGAGAGCTTTCGATCATCATCTTGAGTTTTCATCTCATCTCCCTTACTAGTTCTTGTATTCCACCGTTCTTTTGCTCCCTTCTTTTTTGCCTTTTCCGCCCAAGATAATGCTTTCAACCATGGTCCATATTTGGCTCCCCTTTGTACTTATCACATTCTTTGTATGAATGTCTGATACACCGACAACAGTAGCAAAAATCTGGAGGTTTTTCCTACTCCACTGAAACTAGAACTTAATTTCCATCTTCTGATTCAATGAACAGGATTTTCTTCCAAGGACTGAGTGATATCAATTGAGATTCTCAAT encodes:
- the LOC112496043 gene encoding disease resistance protein RPV1-like produces the protein MALSSSSHPHSLSLMDPRKNKYDVFLSFRGEDTRGNFTSHLFSALSKKHIETFIDDQLIRGDEISQSLLDAIKASTISVIIFSEGYASSKWCLDELLKIIDCKNNSGQMVIPVFYRVDPSHVRKQIGSFGDSISNLEERFPEKMQRWRNALTEAANLSGFDSHVTRPESKLIEEIVGEVLKRLDDTFQSDNKDLVGVECRIKEIELLLRTGSAGVCKLGIWGIGGIGKTTIAGAIFSKMSKHFEGSYFAHNVREAQETGGLAHLRQQLLSTFLDDRNLKNFPYIILNFQSKRFSCKKVLIVFDDVTHLKQIEFLIGRLDWFASGSRIIITTRDKQVLSNCRVDQIYDVKELVDVDALKLFSRCAFGEDDPTASYTVLTHEAIKYAKGVPLALKVLGSFLSGRRKEEWESAMRKLEIVPHTEIQEVLKISYDGLDDHEQDIFLDIACFLVGEDRDQVMMFLGSCGFFAEIGLSVLVDKSLITIDDNTIRMHDLLRDMGREVVRKESINHPGERSRLWHHNDIYEVLTRNTVSNNRFSILILYLVFDLDYKEIHINPYTFSMMPELRFLKFYGQNKCMITHFEGAPFTDVRYFEWHKSPLKSLNIRAENLVSLILPGRLWDDVQNLVNLKEIDLSGSKQLTKLPDLSLARNLESLDLWGCSSLMETHSSIQYLNKLAFLYLVSCESLRSLPHTIRSESLFELRLSGCSSLKRFPKISSCFLKNLDLENCGIEEVPSSIECLSNLRSLDLLNCTRLEHITSTIFKLKSLESVRISKCSNLKKFPEIPSCIIDEAVIKRQALSKLELNNCSRLESFPSSLCMFKSLTSLKINDCPRLERLPDELGNLKALEELAVEATAIREVPESLGQLSSLNILVLNNNNFQRIPESIKHLSKLEYLNLSYCERLQTLPELPCNLYDLDAHHCASLEALSGFSSISSSSFVDLRNCFKLDPDELSEIGKDSLQSDHARWMKNMLEVCL